One Megachile rotundata isolate GNS110a chromosome 5, iyMegRotu1, whole genome shotgun sequence genomic region harbors:
- the Ziz gene encoding dedicator of cytokinesis protein Ziz isoform X4: MSERKFTRGLGKPGMAAQLRETVSQVVRESTVQNKPHLVEPIDFESFVLKNKTVLQNDPQRELLLYPQDDVSQVVLPRRYRTLVPTISQTSDSEEGGENLLTKECLRSYTSNWHLIHYKYSAYSGTYLELPKIAKADDLKDEVYEIDTEVDQVDEELTKSNGITKEGYLMKGPEIGSSDRMFANIGSKSFKRRFCNLRQEVDGTYILELFKDEKKGEAKLTIVMDFCTEVVRNPKRGRYCFELRMSGTHKSYTLAADNEADMQDWLLKLSSVLQHYKQQEEKRAASLERACNTPPPSPQPMQVYGTLKGLEQSMNPQLIKYSRETDTSIALARRENRKRLFNIYPYIPHSKQQSGNSTENNIDPYKEQFGQRIFVKCESLKFRLQAPIDEKESLCQVEPYQTTLSLYDARSARKLTENFHFDVNHEVVQEMVKELSPVGIMTESTKNVKLPDDLKSIPLDWIKYPKQAIFSISNPHPDIFLVVRIDKILQGNICQTSEPYLRATKDPRLGLKVHKQVRACCQRLGNYRMPFAWAARPLFRLYSNELDTSSDFPAIYRQEGNKIKDDELLKLLLEYRKPEKLSKLTVIPGWLKIKIESITELPDNTLSTSLAALKPFPLPPTSEPTLEIAEFESTSEKDVHPYTTYINHLYVYPQTLCFDAQKIFTRARNIACIVELRDDDSENAAPLRCIYGRPGAPLLCLRASCSVLHHNAVPSWYEEIKIRLPTKLHSKHHLLFSFYHISCDMNKKKENGVESCVGYAWSPLLHKGRLNVDMDMNVQMLPVATHLPPGYLSIQPLGLGKGNAGPEIVWIDSQRPVFTVAFQLISTVFTRDVHLHNLFAHMERILDMKVGVVPADSETCKILKAAHAVQLVTVITFLPTILNQLFTLLTYTTNEEVGLYIIRVLIHFINMVHEAGRKETLQAYIKFVFVPPSQENGSITVHEQLGKHLPTLLQPNNTDFLVVNKFMHHSNFFFEIMIKSMAQHLLSTGRIKMHRNERFSKEYHEKIRNLVEVIMPYLMNKYRDMPVETHELNKSLAQFLKRCLTFMDRGFVFHLINLYMDNFSPGDPRALHDFKFTFLQIICSHEHYVSFNLPMMPSRITSRDLMNEYCLSEDFCKHHFLVGLLMQEVKTSLNEIVQIRKVAIATLRDLMAKHELDDRYQNKGQLSRIAFIYIPWLGIVLENLHRLQSVHDNTKTEMKQNGTDRISTSSSFLANKDNSSNITTVGTPKSIHRLTVHLDTQSPIRASMHLRDSTYFAAIAGQGLVNGYSCTSIESDTSTMSGASQSNISQETTIIREPIENGTGEKKRHSRSLSVTQSSPRCDKLQSSEVKDILLCFLFVIKYLGDHQVIAWWQQCSDCEILSFFSVIEMSLHHFKYVGKRQIATNIANNSGKPRTAKAMTLPARMAPPDFSTDTPATSTLQPHNTTVRENLVENDGGKVHQAILEANMATEVGLIALDCLGLFCIHFKDVLLATDGDNPIMQKVFSIYLSFLQVGQSETLLRHVFASFRAFLNNYSIILFQGNAVLCGRLCYELLRCCNSKLSSIRQESCALLYLLMRSNFEFTSRKGLTRVHLQVIISVSQMLGNVIGLNNSRFQESLSLINSYASSDKVMKGTGFPVEVKDLNKRIRTVLMATAQMREHNNDPEMLVDLQHSLANSYASTPELRHTWLETMARNHARDGNFSEAACCQLHIAALMAEYLKLRKVHSWGAEAFDKISENISRDECSLKLDAGEICMFCTCVQDIHYNDYILLEQLEVCANMLEKAERFELLGHLYRLIVPMYEEKRNYEALANCYSHLAQACNKIVEVTKSGKRLLGRFYRVAFFGSAYFEEENGQEYIYKEPKVTSLSEISERLHHLYSEKFGAENVKMIMDSVPIDITELDPKIAYIQVTHVTPYFEKFELETRQTEFEQNHNISCFMFETPFTKEGKARGNPEEQWKRRTILKTQYSFPYIKKRILVIQKRIMELSPIEVALDEMRQRVQELEDVALIGPTDVKKLQLRLQGSICVTVNAGPLAYASAFLDPALSPQYPDDKVEELKDVFREFVKICYTALQINSKLITSDQHEYQEVLRENYQKLCQNLSSLLGEPIWPDEQVGNFKRNSAALFSVISGATNHTSTA, from the exons ATGAGTGAAAGAAAGTTTACTCGAGGCTTAGGTAAGCCGGGCATGGCCGCTCAATTACGAGAGACTGTCTCTCAGGTAGTACGCGAGAGCACTGTACAG AATAAGCCACATTTAGTAGAGCCAATagattttgaaagttttgtaTTGAAAAACAAAACTGTACTACAAAATGATCCACAAAGAGAACTTCTTCTATATCCTCAGGATGATGTTTCA CAAGTGGTATTACCTAGAAGATATCGTACTCTTGTACCGACAATATCACAAACTTCAGATAGTGAGGAAGGAGGAGAGAACCTTCTTACAAAAGAATGTTTACGAAGTTACACATCTAACTGGCATCTTATACATTACAAATATTCAGCATATAGTGGAACATATCTTGAATTACCTAA AATAGCAAAAGCAGATGATCTAAAAGATGAGGTTTATGAAATTGATACAGAAGTAGACCAAGTTGATGAG gAGCTAACAAAGAGCAATGGAATAACAAAAGAAGGTTATTTAATGAAAGGACCAGAAATTGGTAGtagtgatcgtatgtttgcaaATATTGGTTCAAAATCGTTCAAAAGAAGATTTTGTAATCTTAGACAAGAAGTTGATGGCACATATATTCTTGAGCTTTTTAAAGATGAAAAGAAAGGAGAAGCAAAATTAACAATAGTAATGGATTTCTGTACTGAAGTTGTCAGAAATCCTAAACGTGGAAGATACTGTTTTGAATTAAGAATGAGCGGGACTCATAAATCATATACTTTAGCAGCAGATAATGAAGCAGATATGCAGGATTGGTTGTTAAAGCTAAGTTCAGTATTACAGCATTATAAACAGCAAGAAGAAAAACGAGCTGCTTCGTTAGAAAGAGCATGTAATACACCTCCTCCTTCTCCTCAGCCTATGCag GTTTATGGAACATTGAAAGGTTTGGAACAAAGTATGAATccacaattaataaaatattccagAGAAACTGATACAAGTATAGCATTAGCGAGACGTGAAAATCGCAAACGATTGTTTAATATTTACCCTTATATTCCACACAGTAAGCAACAATCAGGAAATTCTACTGAAAATAATATTGATCCATATAAAGAACAATTTGGACAacgaatttttgtaaaatgtgAAAGTCTTAAATTCAGATTACAAGCGCCAATAGATGAAAAAGAGTCATTATGCCAAGTAGAGCCATATCAGACAACATTGAGTCTATACGATGCCAGAAGTGCTAGAAAACTTACTGAAAACTTTCACTTTGACGTTAATCATGAAGTTGTTCAAGAAATGGTAAAAGAATTAAGTCCAGTAGGTATTATGACAGAATCTACAAAGAATGTAAAATTGCCGGATGATTTAAAAAGTATCCCATTAGACTGGATTAAATACCCAAAACAG GCTATATTTAGTATTAGCAATCCTCATCCTGATATATTTTTGGTGGTAAGAATAGATAAAATATTGCAAGGGAACATATGTCAAACTTCTGAACCATATTTAAGAGCTACAAAAGATCCACGTTTAGGTTTAAAAGTACATAAACAAGTTAGAGCATGCTGCCAAAG attgggaaattatagaatgCCCTTTGCTTGGGCTGCTAGACCATTATTTAGATTATATAGCAATGAATTGGATACGTCATCAGATTTTCCAGCAATTTATAGACAAGAggggaataaaataaaagatgatgaattattaaaacttCTTTTGGAATACAGAAA GCCTGAAAAACTTAGTAAATTAACTGTGATACCTGGctggttaaaaataaaaattgagtcAATTACAGAATTACCTGATA ATACATTATCTACGTCCTTAGCAGCATTAAAACCATTTCCATTACCACCAACTTCAGAACCAACTCttgaaattgcagaatttgaaAGTACTTCAGAGAAAGATGTTCACCCTTACACGACGTATATTAACCATCTTTATGTTTATCCCCAAACGCTTTGCTTTGATGCTCAAAAAATATTCACAAGAGCTAGAAATATTGCATGTATTGTTGAGCTACGAGATGATGACAGTGAAAATGCTGCACCTTTAAGG TGTATATATGGAAGACCTGGTGCTCCACTTTTATGCTTGCGAGCTTCTTGTTCAGTTTTACATCATAATGCAGTTCCTTCATGGTATGAAGAGATTAAAATACGATTGCCAACGAAACTTCACTCCAAGCATCATTTGCTTTTTTCCTTCTATCATATAAGTTGTGATATGaataagaagaaagaaaatggaGTTGAAAGCTGTGTTGGTTACGCCTGGTCTCCGTTGTTGCACAAAGGAAG atTAAATGTGGATATGGATATGAATGTACAGATGTTACCAGTAGCAACGCATTTACCTCCAGGATATTTGTCGATACAACCTCTTGGATTAGGAAAAGGA AATGCAGGACCAGAAATCGTATGGATCGATTCTCAGCGGCCAGTATTTACAGTAGCATTTCAGTTAATTTCAACTGTATTTACCCGCGATGTACATTTACATAACTTATTTGCTCATATGGAACGTATCCTGGATATGAAAGTAGGAGTAGTACCAGCGGATTCAGAAACGTGTAAAATCCTAAAAGCTGCTCATGCAGTACAACTGGTTACTGTTATCACGTTTCTTCCTACCATATTGAATCAACTATTTACATTGTTAACTTATACTACCAATGAAGAAGTTGGTTTATACATTATAAGAGTTTTAATACATTTCATAAATATGGTGCATGAAGCTGGTAGGAAGGAAACGCTTCAAGCTTACATTAAG tttgtTTTTGTACCGCCTTCTCAAGAAAATGGCAGTATAACCGTTCATGAACAACTAGGAAAACATCTTCCTACATTATTACAGCCAAACAATACTGATTTTTTGgtagtaaataaatttatgcaTCATTCTAACTTCTTTTTTGAAATAATGATCAAGAGCATGGCACAACATTTGCTTTCAACAGGAAgaataaaa atgCATAGGAACGAAAGATTTTCAAAAGAATATCatgaaaaaattcgaaatttagtgGAAGTAATTATGCCTTATCTAATGAATAAATATAGAGACATGCCTGTTGAGACTCATGAATTAAACAAAAGTCTTGCACAATTTTTAAAG CGATGTCTTACATTCATGGATCGTGGATTCGTGTTCCATCTTATTAATTTGTATATGGACAACTTTTCACCCGGAGATCCACGTGCATTACACGACTTTAAATTTACGTTTTTGCAAATAATATGCTCTCATGAACATTATGTGTCTTTCAACTTACCAATGATGCCATCACGAATTACTTCCAGag ATTTAATGAATGAATATTGTTTATCGGAAGATTTTTGTAAACATCATTTCTTGGTTGGACTTTTAATGCAAGAGGTTAAAACATCTCTAAatgaaattgtacaaattcGGAAAGTGGCAATAGCTACATTACGAGATTTAATGGCGAAGCATGAACTTGATGATAGATATCAAAATAAG GGTCAATTAAGCAGAATAGCTTTTATTTATATACCATGGCTGGGTattgttttagaaaatttacatcGATTGCAATCTGTTCATGATAACACTAAAACAGAAATGAAGCAAAATGGTACTGATAGAATATCAACGAGTAGTTCATTTTTAGCAAACAAAGATAATTCTAGTAATATTACAACAGTTGGGACTCCAAAATCAATTCATAG GCTTACCGTACATTTGGATACGCAGTCTCCAATAAGAGCATCTATGCATCTACGAGATTCTACATATTTTGCGGCCATAGCAGGACAAGGTTTAGTTAATGGTTATTCCTGCACCAGTATAGAATCGGATACTTCAACTATGTCTGGTGCTTCTCAGTCAAATATATCTCAAGAAACTACCATTATTCGTGAACCAATTGAAAACGGTACTGGCGAGAAGAAACGACATTCTCGTTCTTTAAGTGTTACACAATCATCGCCTAGATGCGATAAATTACAGTCGTCAGAAGTTAAAGACATCTTGCTTTGTTtcttatttgttataaaatacttGGGAGATCACCAAGTAATTGCTTGGTGGCAACAATGCAGCGATTGTGAAATTTTAAGCTTCTTTTCAGTGATAGA AATGAGTCTTCATCATTTTAAATATGTTGGAAAGCGACAAATAGCCACAAATATAGCGAACAACTCGGGGAAACCACGAACAGCGAAAGCAATGACATTACCAGCCAGAATGGCACCTCCTGATTTTTCTACTGATACACCAGCTACAAGCACATTACAACCGCATAATACTACAGTTAGGGAAAATCTTGTTGAAAACGACGGTGGAAAAGTACATCAAGCCATTTTAGAAGCAAATATGGCTACAGAAGTTGGTCTCATTGCATTAGACTGCTTAGGATTATTTTGTATTCACTTTAag GACGTGCTTTTAGCAACGGATGGCGATAATCCCATAATGCAAAAAGTATTTAGCATTTATTTGTCATTTCTACAAGTTGGCCAGTCTGAAACTTTATTACGTCACGTGTTTGCCAGTTTTAgagcatttttaaataattattctatCATTCTTTTTCAAG GAAATGCTGTACTATGTGGACGTTTATGTTATGAATTATTACGTTGCTGTAATAGCAAATTAAGTTCTATTAGACAGGAATCCTGTGCTTTACTATATCTTCTCATGAGaagtaattttgaatttacCAGTAGGAAAGGGTTGACAAGAGTTCATTTACAA GTAATAATATCTGTTTCTCAAATGCTTGGGAACGTTATTGGATTGAATAACTCGAGATTCCAGGAATCGCTTTCATTGATAAACAGTTATGCATCATCAGATAAAGTGATGAAGGGAACTGGTTTTCCAGTTGAAGTTAAAGATCTTAATAAAAGAATTCGAACTGTATTAATGGCAACAGCACAAATGAGAGAACATAATAATGATCCTGAAATGTTGGTAGATTTGCAACACAGTTTGGCTAATTCTTATGCTAGTACGCCAGAACTAAGACATACATGGTTAGAAACTATGGCTAGAAATCACGCGAGAGATGGAAATTTCTCAGAg gctGCTTGTTGTCAATTACATATTGCTGCGTTAATGGCTGAATATTTAAAGTTAAGAAAAGTTCATTCATGGGGAGCAGAAGCCTTTGACAAAATCTCTGAGAATATTTCCAGGGATGAATGTAGTCTTAAACTTGATGCTGGTGAGATTTGTATGTTTTGCACAT gtGTACAAGATATTCATTACAACGACTATATACTTCTTGAACAATTAGAAGTTTGTGCAAATATGTTGGAAAAAGCAGAACGTTTTGAACTTCTAGGACATTTATATAGATTAATAGTTCCTATGTATGAAGAAAAACGAAATTACGAAGCTTTAGCAAATTGTTATTCACACTTGGCACAAGCTTGTAATAAAATTGTTGAAGTTACAAAATCTGGAAAACGACTTCTTGGGAGATTCTATAGAGTTGCATTTTTTGGTTCG GCATATTTTGAGGAAGAAAATGGACAAGAGTATATTTATAAAGAACCCAAAGTTACGTCCTTATCAGAAATTTCAGAGCGTCTACACCATTTATATTCTGAAAAGTTTGGCGCAGAAAACGTTAAAATGATAATGGACTCCGTACCTATTGATATAACTGAACTAGATCCAAAAATAGCATATATTCAAGTGACTCACGTGACACCATATTTCGAAAAGTTTGAATTAGAAACACGACAAACAGAATTTGAGCAGAATCATAATATATCATGTTTTATGTTTGAAACACCATTTACTAAAGAAGGAAAAGCAAGAGGTAACCCAGAAGAGCAATGGAAGCGAAGAACAATTCTAAAAA cacAATATTCCTTTCCATATATTAAAAAACGAATCTTAGTCATTCAAAAACGGATAATGGAATTAAGTCCAATTGAAGTTGCTTTAGATGAAATGCGCCAACGTGTCCAAGAATTAGAAGATGTAGCTCTTATAGGTCCAACAGATgtgaaaaaattacaattaagatTACAAGGAAGTATATGCGTTACAGTGAATGCTGGACCATTAGCATATGCTTCTGCATTTTTAGATCCTGCTCTCTCCCCACAATATCCGGATGATaaagttgaagaattaaaaGATGTATTTAG agaatttgttaaaatatgttaCACAGCTCTtcaaataaatagtaaattaattaCATCTGATCAACACGAATATCAAGAAGTATTACGAGAGAACTATCAGAAGCTTTGTCAGAATTTATCGTCGTTACTTGGAGAACCTATCTGGCCTGATGAACAAGTCGGGAATTTTAAACGCAACAGCGCTGCTTTATTTAGTGTCATCAGCGGTGCTActaatcatacaagtacagccTAA